AAGAGTTTATCCAGCAACAAATACGTATAGATCCAAGTAATATTGATGTCATATTGACGCCGCCAGATTCTCAAGAAGAAGGAGTTTGGAAATACGAACATTTAAGGTgacaaataatttcttttctcttattaacgtttttaatgCTGGTTGATTGCATTTGTAGGCAGTTTTGTATGGAGTTAAATGGATTAGCGGTCGAATTACAAGCTGAATGTTTACCTGATACATGTAGCCAAATGACATCAACTGAACAATGGATATTTTTATGTGCTGCACATAAAACTCCTAAGGAATGTCCAGCTATTGATTATACTCGCCATACTTTAGATGGCGCAGCTTGTTTATTAAAcagtaacaaatattttcctAGCAGGTAcaacttatacatatattattatgcattttattccAAACTACTAATTATGCTCTATTATCACTTATTAATTGAACCATGCGATTAGCTATTAATGtccaagttaatttttttttaaatttttactgtataggttaggttactcCTTTAGGTTTACACCTTTTAcctaaagtttttttataatcatatttgctaatagtgtttatttatcaaatattattttgttattgtattttttacatttaaattaatatcatgttaTACATATGTTAAAACGTATGTAGGcacctatttattttgtctatACTAATATAGCTCACCCAActtctatatttatagaagaatataattatttgaattgaaaGAAGATCTCAAAATTGTTCTTCCTTTGCTCCTCTTATTAACATTcaggttttattaaaaaggaaaaatatttgatgaattttctagtttctatgttttaaatgattattgatattgaatatatatccACAGATTAAATTTACTAGTTACTTTCTAAAAGTTTttgttcattaattatttttatagtatagttttTGTTTGGTCAACTTAGTTTTCTTATATTACTccaattgttaattaaaacaataataatttttctgagGAAACTACTAAATAAACTCGTTAAAAGAAAGAAACACAATTagatatattgaaattttattttcaagtatcggcttacattaaaatattttacttaaatatatgataaaatacattttgctacatataagttataaagatTTGTACTTTAgtatactgttataatataaataaaagctaccaatgatagtttttttttttacaaccttgtatgttataatataatagtacataagttttattttaatgtttaaaactaaaaatcaacagttaattaattaataaaatataaaattttaaaagtattatttattttagggtTAATATTAAGGAATCATCGGTGGCGAAATTGGGATCTGTTTGTCGACGAGTATATAGGATATTTTCCCATGCATACTACCATcatcaaaacatttataataaatttgaggtaaagtattcaaaatataaaattattatttcattaaaagtagttacaaatacaatatgtatcaataattatgtaatagattataattgtgtaaaatgataaaatattacagaatGAAACATACTTATGCCAGAGGTTTACAAAATTTGTGATCAAATACAGCTTAATGGCAAAAGAAAACCTGATTGTGCCTATGCCTGATGCAATTATGCAAGGTATACGAACTGAAGAAGATGGAACAACTTCAATTAAAGAGCCATAATTTTACTCTCCTTAGTACCGCGGTAATCATtcttttcaaatgttttgcGAGGCACTGGTCTACTAACATGATCTGATACTTTGTCAGCTCCCTggtatctaaaattaaaatattttaattaattaattttagacatacaattaaaattaagcatTTAACTAGGAAAATTAGgaaacattacaatatatatatattttttttttaacttctaattttttttttattaggtcaGTTAGACAATTAaccaataactatttattatattagattattgtaAGCTTACCCAGGTAAATTAGGATGAAGATGGTTTTTGGATAAAAGAATATGGATTGAAGGTAATCTTCTTGTAGTAATTGATTGAGAGACTTTACCATCAATCATCTCATCCTTAATCATTCTTACACtgtaagtaaaacaaaatattactatttataaaatgtctcTCAAAGCaaattacctacattttaactttaaaacaataatatgtatttataaatttactattaaagtGTAAACGTTTAGTACactaatcaattaaattttttttaattttaatattttgtagtattatagtatttattttgtaatggtGCCATACcacaatttacagtaaaaattcaatttataattatatttataaaacaattacattactttgattttt
The DNA window shown above is from Aphis gossypii isolate Hap1 chromosome 2, ASM2018417v2, whole genome shotgun sequence and carries:
- the LOC114120414 gene encoding MOB-like protein phocein, with the translated sequence MKMAESVKKLLKRNKPGTKASCFRKWPDEPFEEMESTLAVQEFIQQQIRIDPSNIDVILTPPDSQEEGVWKYEHLRQFCMELNGLAVELQAECLPDTCSQMTSTEQWIFLCAAHKTPKECPAIDYTRHTLDGAACLLNSNKYFPSRVNIKESSVAKLGSVCRRVYRIFSHAYYHHQNIYNKFENETYLCQRFTKFVIKYSLMAKENLIVPMPDAIMQGIRTEEDGTTSIKEP